A region of Polyangiaceae bacterium DNA encodes the following proteins:
- a CDS encoding RNA-binding protein has translation MSNRLYVGNLAFHTTEDVLMDVFAKVGSVTEAKLIIDRESGRSRGFGFVTMASSDDAQRAIAQLNGADLDGRALKVNEAEERRPRSGGGGGGGGGRGFGGGGGGWGRS, from the coding sequence ATGAGCAACCGACTGTACGTAGGCAACCTGGCATTCCACACCACCGAGGACGTCCTGATGGACGTGTTCGCGAAGGTCGGCTCGGTCACCGAAGCCAAACTGATCATCGACCGCGAGTCGGGCCGCTCGCGCGGCTTCGGCTTCGTCACCATGGCGTCGTCGGACGACGCCCAGCGCGCCATCGCGCAGCTGAACGGCGCCGACCTCGACGGCCGCGCGCTGAAGGTGAACGAGGCGGAAGAGCGCCGTCCGCGTAGCGGCGGCGGCGGAGGCGGCGGCGGTGGCCGCGGCTTCGGCGGTGGCGGCGGCGGCTGGGGCCGCTCCTGA